A region of Pyxidicoccus parkwaysis DNA encodes the following proteins:
- a CDS encoding M3 family metallopeptidase produces MRKLLFAGAGMAVLASAGCATTAPPPAQESRNMASAPSVPAAAPVAAPAASNPLLAKWSGPHGGVPPFADVKVEHFKPALEAAMEENRREIAAIVNTPAPANFENTIVALESAGRTFNDVETLYGVWSSTMATPDFQALQREMAPKLAAFEDEIYQNAGLFQRIEAVYNSPDKAKLTPEQQRLTWLHYTRFARSGAKLDAAAKQKLAAINQRLASLYTSFSQNVLAEEEGYTVVLESEADLAGLPDSFRAGAAAAAEARNLKGKWVVTNTRSSMEPFLTYSARRDLREKVWRNYVNRGDNGDARDNNAIIAEVLKLRAERAKLLGYATHAHWRLENTMAKTPERAMELMEAVWKPAVARVHEEVRDMQAVADKEGAKLKIEPWDYRYYAEKVRKAKYDLDQNEVKPYLQLEKLREGMFWVAGELFGFTFTPVTDVPVYHPDVRVWQVTDKASGRHVGLWYFDPYARPGKRSGAWMNAYRNQERYHGEVTTIVSNNSNFVKGAPGEPVLISWEDASTLFHEFGHALHGLSSNVTYPSLAGTSVARDYVEFPSQLLEHWLSTPEVLNTYALHYQTGKPIPKALVARIEKAATFNQGFATVEYLSSALIDMKLHLAGDKPIDPDAFERDTLKSLGMPKEIVMRHRTPQFGHVFAGDGYSAGYYSYLWSDTLTADAFEAFTAGKGPYDKAVAERLSKNVFSVGNTLDPAEAYRGFRGRDAGIDALMRKRGFPVPASKAQAKDAK; encoded by the coding sequence ATGCGTAAGCTCCTCTTCGCCGGCGCCGGCATGGCCGTGCTCGCGTCCGCCGGTTGCGCAACCACCGCGCCCCCGCCCGCCCAGGAGTCCCGGAACATGGCTTCCGCCCCGTCCGTCCCCGCCGCTGCTCCCGTCGCCGCTCCCGCCGCGTCCAACCCGCTCCTGGCGAAGTGGTCTGGCCCGCATGGCGGCGTGCCTCCCTTCGCCGACGTGAAGGTGGAGCACTTCAAGCCCGCGCTCGAGGCGGCCATGGAGGAGAACCGCCGGGAAATCGCCGCCATCGTCAACACGCCCGCCCCGGCGAACTTCGAGAACACCATCGTCGCGCTGGAGTCCGCAGGCAGGACGTTCAACGACGTGGAGACGCTCTACGGCGTGTGGAGCTCCACCATGGCCACGCCGGACTTCCAGGCGCTCCAGCGGGAGATGGCGCCGAAGCTCGCGGCCTTCGAGGACGAAATCTACCAGAACGCGGGGCTCTTCCAGCGCATCGAGGCCGTCTACAACTCGCCCGACAAGGCGAAGCTGACGCCCGAGCAGCAGCGCCTCACGTGGCTGCACTACACGCGCTTCGCCCGCTCGGGCGCGAAGCTGGACGCGGCGGCGAAGCAGAAGCTGGCCGCCATCAACCAGCGGCTCGCGTCGCTCTACACGTCCTTCAGCCAGAATGTCCTGGCCGAGGAGGAGGGCTACACCGTCGTCCTCGAGTCCGAGGCGGACCTCGCGGGGCTGCCCGACTCCTTCCGCGCGGGCGCTGCGGCCGCCGCCGAGGCTCGCAACCTGAAGGGCAAGTGGGTCGTCACCAACACGCGCTCCTCCATGGAGCCGTTCCTCACGTACTCCGCCCGGCGTGACTTGCGCGAGAAGGTGTGGCGCAACTACGTCAACCGCGGCGACAACGGTGATGCGCGCGACAACAACGCCATCATCGCCGAGGTGCTGAAGCTGCGCGCCGAGCGCGCCAAGCTCCTGGGCTACGCGACGCACGCGCACTGGCGCCTGGAGAACACCATGGCGAAGACGCCCGAGCGCGCCATGGAGCTCATGGAGGCCGTGTGGAAGCCCGCGGTGGCCCGCGTCCACGAGGAGGTGCGGGACATGCAGGCCGTGGCGGACAAGGAGGGCGCGAAGCTGAAAATCGAGCCCTGGGACTACCGCTACTACGCGGAGAAGGTCCGCAAGGCGAAGTACGACTTGGACCAGAACGAGGTGAAGCCCTACCTCCAGCTGGAGAAGCTGCGCGAGGGCATGTTCTGGGTGGCGGGCGAGCTGTTCGGCTTCACCTTCACGCCGGTGACGGACGTGCCCGTGTACCACCCGGACGTGCGCGTCTGGCAGGTGACGGACAAGGCGAGCGGCCGCCACGTGGGGCTCTGGTACTTCGACCCGTACGCGCGCCCCGGCAAGCGCTCCGGCGCGTGGATGAACGCGTACCGCAACCAGGAGCGGTACCACGGCGAAGTCACCACCATCGTCTCCAACAACTCCAACTTCGTGAAGGGCGCGCCTGGCGAGCCGGTGCTCATCAGCTGGGAGGACGCCTCCACGCTGTTCCACGAGTTCGGCCATGCGCTGCACGGCCTCAGCTCCAACGTGACGTACCCGTCCCTGGCGGGCACCTCGGTGGCGCGCGACTACGTGGAGTTCCCCTCGCAGCTCCTGGAGCACTGGCTGTCCACGCCCGAGGTGCTCAACACCTACGCGCTGCACTACCAGACGGGAAAGCCCATTCCGAAGGCGCTGGTGGCGCGAATCGAGAAGGCCGCGACATTCAACCAGGGCTTCGCCACGGTGGAGTACCTGTCCAGCGCGCTCATCGACATGAAGCTGCACCTGGCCGGTGACAAGCCCATCGACCCGGACGCCTTCGAGCGCGACACGCTGAAGTCGCTGGGCATGCCGAAGGAAATCGTGATGCGGCACCGCACGCCGCAGTTCGGCCACGTCTTCGCGGGCGACGGGTACTCGGCGGGCTACTACAGCTACCTCTGGTCCGACACGCTGACGGCGGACGCCTTCGAGGCCTTCACCGCCGGCAAGGGCCCCTACGACAAGGCCGTGGCCGAGCGGCTGAGCAAGAACGTCTTCTCCGTGGGCAACACGCTGGACCCGGCCGAGGCCTACCGTGGCTTCCGCGGCCGCGACGCGGGCATCGACGCGCTGATGCGCAAGCGCGGCTTCCCCGTGCCCGCCTCGAAGGCGCAGGCGAAGGACGCGAAGTAG
- a CDS encoding arginase family protein: MTSPIALIAAPSLLGLSRPDGRVPRVDLLPEALMEAGLGRRLGVTMETTVTPGPYVPERDPVVGVHNAPGIVDLAHRLADVVEAARRASRVPVVLGGDCSILLGCLLGLKRTGARHGLAFLDGHTDFWPPSASPLGGVAGMDLWFSTGRGPAVLSNLEGRGPLVSDADVALLGVRDSDDWGGAAGAEHAWDTAMLYLDLATLRRDGIAASMDRALSRLRAPGLEGFWIHLDADVMDDAVMPAVDSRQPDGLRPEELSEVLALLAGSGRVAGVDVTIYDPSLDPGRTAARVLTDVLVQGLGALASPPRTRQAGADGFSP, translated from the coding sequence ATGACGTCCCCCATCGCCCTCATTGCCGCTCCGTCCCTCCTGGGATTGAGCCGTCCGGATGGGCGCGTTCCCCGGGTGGACCTGCTCCCGGAGGCCTTGATGGAGGCGGGGCTGGGACGAAGGCTCGGAGTGACGATGGAGACCACCGTGACTCCCGGGCCCTATGTTCCGGAGCGGGACCCCGTCGTCGGCGTCCACAACGCTCCGGGCATCGTGGACCTGGCGCACCGGCTCGCGGATGTGGTGGAGGCGGCGCGCCGTGCCTCTCGCGTGCCGGTGGTGCTCGGGGGTGATTGCAGCATCCTGCTCGGGTGCCTCCTGGGACTGAAGCGAACCGGGGCGCGTCATGGGCTCGCCTTCCTGGACGGGCACACGGACTTCTGGCCTCCCTCGGCATCGCCCCTGGGTGGTGTCGCCGGCATGGACCTGTGGTTCTCCACCGGCCGTGGCCCGGCCGTGCTCTCCAATCTGGAGGGACGCGGGCCTCTCGTGAGTGACGCGGACGTCGCATTGCTCGGCGTGAGAGATTCGGACGACTGGGGCGGCGCCGCCGGGGCCGAGCACGCTTGGGACACCGCCATGCTCTATCTGGACCTGGCCACCCTGCGCCGTGACGGCATCGCCGCTTCCATGGACCGCGCATTGTCGCGACTCCGAGCGCCTGGACTGGAGGGCTTCTGGATTCACCTCGACGCGGACGTCATGGATGACGCGGTGATGCCGGCGGTGGACTCGCGGCAGCCGGATGGGTTGCGGCCGGAGGAGTTGAGCGAAGTGCTGGCGCTGCTCGCCGGCTCCGGACGCGTGGCGGGCGTCGACGTCACCATCTACGACCCGAGCCTCGACCCCGGGCGCACGGCCGCCCGCGTGCTGACGGACGTGCTGGTCCAGGGGCTCGGGGCACTGGCCTCACCGCCCCGGACGCGGCAGGCTGGAGCCGATGGCTTCTCCCCATAG
- a CDS encoding acetyl-CoA hydrolase/transferase C-terminal domain-containing protein, with protein MTVPSTLKDRIENPQLLARVVPVEEAVKHVADGDTVAISGFTKSGEPKTFLPALAWHFSQNVPNAGITLLSGASLSEDVEGPLAPFIRKRGPYMSSAASRRRIHSGEMDFTDVHLSAFARNLMYGFYGDIDVAVVEVSRIRPNGSVILTSSVGISVEALARAKKIVLEVNTSVPDYTGFHDIVAPATHPHVGWPLPVVNVRDRIGTPYVELDSSKVVAVVESRTPDHPVPFKAADDTDKRIARNVVDFLLQCREQFQWGKRLPPIQSGVGNVANAIIGELYDSPFQKIRFWTEVFQDGMLRYVEDDAKFEYASATAVSFSADGRRRFMELFERCRDRLVLRPMWLSNSPEIISRLFVIAMNTPIEVDIYGHVNSTHIDGSRIVNGLGGSGDFFRNAYLSIVHTPSTRRLKDGRTVSCVMPYVRHIDHTEHDIKCVVTEQGYALNMDIRSPKRRAVDIIERCAHPHFRPLLKGYLDMAGAGDEPRATDMQALNRWWQEYDEACRNFPGGR; from the coding sequence ATGACTGTTCCGAGCACCCTGAAGGACCGCATCGAGAACCCGCAACTGCTGGCCCGGGTGGTTCCCGTCGAGGAGGCCGTGAAGCACGTGGCCGACGGCGACACGGTGGCCATCAGCGGCTTCACCAAGTCGGGCGAGCCGAAGACGTTCCTCCCGGCGCTGGCCTGGCACTTCTCGCAGAACGTGCCGAACGCGGGCATCACCCTGCTGTCCGGCGCCTCGCTCTCCGAGGACGTGGAGGGCCCGCTGGCACCCTTCATCCGCAAGCGCGGCCCGTACATGTCCTCGGCCGCGTCGCGCCGGCGCATCCACTCCGGGGAGATGGACTTCACGGACGTGCACCTGTCCGCCTTCGCGCGCAACCTGATGTATGGCTTCTACGGCGACATCGACGTGGCCGTGGTGGAGGTGTCTCGCATCCGTCCCAACGGCAGCGTCATCCTCACGTCCTCGGTGGGCATCAGCGTGGAGGCGCTCGCCCGCGCGAAGAAGATTGTCCTCGAGGTGAATACCTCGGTGCCGGACTACACGGGCTTCCACGACATCGTCGCGCCGGCCACGCACCCGCACGTGGGCTGGCCGCTGCCGGTGGTGAACGTGAGGGACCGCATCGGCACGCCGTACGTGGAGCTCGACTCGAGCAAGGTGGTGGCGGTGGTGGAGTCCCGCACGCCGGACCACCCGGTGCCCTTCAAGGCGGCGGACGACACGGACAAGCGGATTGCACGCAACGTGGTGGACTTCCTGCTCCAGTGCCGCGAGCAGTTCCAGTGGGGCAAGCGCCTGCCGCCGATTCAGTCCGGCGTGGGCAACGTGGCCAACGCCATCATCGGCGAGCTGTATGACTCGCCCTTCCAGAAGATTCGATTCTGGACCGAGGTGTTCCAGGACGGAATGCTGCGCTACGTGGAGGACGACGCGAAGTTCGAGTACGCGTCAGCCACCGCGGTGTCCTTCTCCGCCGACGGGCGGCGGCGCTTCATGGAGTTGTTCGAGCGCTGCCGCGACAGACTGGTGCTGCGGCCGATGTGGCTGTCCAACAGCCCGGAAATCATCTCGCGGCTGTTCGTCATCGCGATGAACACGCCCATCGAGGTGGACATCTACGGGCACGTCAACTCCACGCACATCGACGGCTCGCGCATCGTCAACGGGCTGGGTGGCTCGGGGGACTTCTTCCGCAACGCGTACCTGAGCATCGTCCACACGCCATCCACGCGGCGGCTGAAGGACGGGCGGACGGTGAGCTGTGTCATGCCGTACGTGCGGCACATCGACCACACGGAGCACGACATCAAGTGCGTCGTCACCGAGCAGGGCTACGCGCTCAACATGGACATCCGCTCGCCGAAGCGGAGGGCGGTGGACATCATCGAGCGCTGCGCGCACCCGCACTTCCGGCCGCTCTTGAAGGGATACCTGGACATGGCGGGGGCCGGCGACGAGCCGCGCGCCACGGACATGCAGGCGCTGAACCGTTGGTGGCAGGAGTACGACGAGGCGTGCCGAAACTTCCCTGGTGGCAGGTGA
- the thiD gene encoding bifunctional hydroxymethylpyrimidine kinase/phosphomethylpyrimidine kinase, with translation METHRTVATALTIAGSDSGGGAGIQADLSTFAFHRVHGTSALTAVTAQNTLGVTRVDVLPADSVAAQIDAVATDIGVHAVKTGMLVNPDIITAVAGRLRELKPVPVVVDPVMVSRAGARLIDDAAVGALKSLLLPRALVVTPNRHEAELLAGMELRTLQDMQEAARRIHRLGPRAVLVKGGGMPGALRGTDVWFDGEALVTLHLRSVETRNTHGTGCTLSAAIAAHLALGRDALDATRRAKAYVTAALEHPLPLGRGAGPFSHFFPLDD, from the coding sequence ATGGAGACCCATAGGACTGTCGCGACAGCGCTCACCATTGCCGGCTCGGACAGCGGAGGAGGCGCCGGCATCCAGGCCGACCTGAGCACCTTCGCCTTCCACCGCGTCCACGGCACCAGCGCCCTCACCGCCGTCACCGCGCAGAACACGCTGGGCGTCACCCGCGTGGACGTGCTGCCCGCGGACTCCGTCGCCGCGCAAATCGACGCGGTGGCCACCGACATCGGCGTGCACGCGGTGAAGACAGGCATGCTCGTCAACCCGGACATCATCACCGCGGTGGCCGGACGGCTGCGCGAGCTGAAGCCGGTGCCGGTGGTGGTGGACCCCGTCATGGTGTCCCGGGCCGGCGCGCGCCTCATCGACGACGCGGCCGTGGGCGCGCTCAAGTCACTGCTGCTGCCGCGGGCCCTCGTCGTCACGCCCAACCGCCACGAGGCGGAGCTGCTGGCGGGCATGGAGCTGCGCACGCTGCAGGACATGCAGGAGGCCGCGCGCCGCATCCACCGGCTCGGCCCCCGCGCGGTGCTCGTCAAGGGCGGCGGCATGCCGGGCGCCCTGCGCGGCACGGACGTCTGGTTCGACGGAGAGGCATTGGTGACGCTGCACCTGCGCTCGGTGGAGACGCGCAACACGCACGGCACCGGCTGCACGCTGTCCGCGGCCATCGCCGCGCACCTGGCGCTGGGGCGGGACGCGCTGGACGCCACCCGGCGCGCCAAGGCCTACGTCACCGCCGCGCTCGAGCACCCGCTGCCCCTGGGCCGGGGCGCCGGGCCCTTCAGCCACTTCTTCCCGCTGGACGACTGA
- a CDS encoding glycosyl hydrolase family 18 protein: MTNRWGLSALLLGALLGGCGGGKADDTGLPGAPSAVKADAADAEALVKWTPPSTDGGNPLMYYVVRCEPTCGGAIVAADALQATVRGLNNGFPYLFKVSAVNAKGEGPTSVPSESVTPRAGAEVANPTVPGQPRSVRATAGNGEAYVSWLAPASFGGRALTSYRVTAEPGGTTVTVDAPAASVSISGLINGVPYRFKVVATNAVGAGPEVMTSLVQPHPGGAPASWVSGYYMGYQRALLPVERVDLSGITHLFVGRFKPGPFGTVSADLDITEYEGPVLARALAERAHAQGRKALMMLGGFGEHDHFLSATTEESRPILVKNLLKTMDALGYDGIDVDWEPIILAADIPEGAPPQPDDGAQLLALLDDLRAARPDILLTMPVDWLNANFGMSPARAAFMGKLAARVDQMNIMSYKMSGNWGSWESWHSSPLTDEAPNRPSSVASSVKGYLAAGVPAGRLGMGIGFFGTCWQGVTEPRTPLDGRRDVIEGQSDNAMSFKNIMTEYFEPQAYRWDGQAKSPYLSFSQAFGPGHCNYISYEDAQSVAAKGRFAREQGLGGTILWTINQGHLPQEVEGKRDPLLQAVKHAFLDP; the protein is encoded by the coding sequence ATGACGAACCGGTGGGGGTTGTCTGCGCTCCTCCTGGGGGCGCTCCTGGGCGGTTGCGGGGGCGGGAAGGCGGACGACACGGGGCTGCCCGGGGCCCCGTCGGCGGTGAAGGCGGACGCGGCGGACGCCGAGGCGCTGGTGAAGTGGACGCCGCCTTCGACGGACGGCGGCAACCCGCTCATGTACTACGTGGTCCGCTGCGAGCCGACGTGTGGCGGCGCCATCGTCGCCGCGGACGCGCTGCAGGCCACGGTGCGCGGCCTCAACAACGGCTTCCCCTACCTCTTCAAGGTGTCGGCGGTGAACGCGAAGGGCGAGGGCCCGACGTCCGTCCCCTCCGAGTCCGTGACGCCGCGGGCAGGCGCCGAGGTGGCCAACCCCACCGTGCCCGGCCAGCCGCGCTCGGTGCGCGCGACGGCGGGCAACGGCGAGGCGTACGTGAGCTGGCTGGCCCCGGCCAGCTTCGGCGGGCGGGCGCTGACTTCCTACCGCGTCACCGCGGAGCCGGGCGGCACCACGGTGACGGTGGACGCGCCGGCCGCGAGCGTCTCCATCTCCGGCCTCATCAACGGCGTGCCCTACCGCTTCAAGGTGGTGGCCACCAACGCGGTGGGAGCCGGCCCGGAAGTCATGACATCCCTGGTGCAGCCGCATCCGGGTGGCGCGCCCGCCAGCTGGGTGTCCGGCTACTACATGGGCTACCAGCGCGCGCTGCTCCCGGTGGAGCGGGTGGACCTGTCGGGCATCACCCACCTGTTCGTCGGCCGCTTCAAGCCGGGGCCCTTCGGCACGGTGAGCGCGGACCTGGACATCACCGAGTACGAGGGCCCCGTGCTGGCCAGGGCGCTCGCCGAGCGGGCCCACGCGCAGGGGCGCAAGGCGCTGATGATGCTGGGCGGCTTCGGCGAGCACGACCACTTCCTCTCCGCCACCACCGAGGAGTCGCGCCCCATCCTGGTGAAGAACCTCCTCAAGACGATGGACGCGCTGGGCTACGACGGCATCGACGTGGACTGGGAGCCCATCATCCTGGCCGCGGACATCCCGGAAGGCGCTCCGCCGCAGCCGGACGACGGCGCGCAGCTGCTGGCGCTGCTGGACGATTTGCGCGCCGCGCGGCCGGACATCCTCCTCACCATGCCGGTGGACTGGCTCAACGCCAACTTCGGCATGAGCCCGGCGCGAGCGGCGTTCATGGGGAAGCTGGCCGCGCGCGTCGACCAGATGAACATCATGTCCTACAAGATGAGCGGCAACTGGGGCAGCTGGGAGAGCTGGCACTCCAGTCCGCTGACGGACGAGGCGCCCAACCGGCCCAGCTCGGTGGCCAGCTCCGTCAAGGGCTACCTCGCGGCGGGCGTGCCGGCGGGGCGGCTGGGCATGGGCATCGGCTTCTTCGGCACGTGCTGGCAGGGCGTGACGGAGCCGCGCACGCCGCTCGACGGACGGCGCGACGTCATCGAGGGGCAGAGCGACAACGCCATGAGCTTCAAGAACATCATGACGGAGTACTTCGAGCCCCAGGCGTACCGCTGGGACGGGCAGGCCAAGTCCCCGTATCTGTCCTTCTCGCAGGCGTTCGGCCCCGGCCACTGCAACTACATCTCCTACGAGGATGCCCAGTCCGTTGCCGCCAAGGGCCGCTTCGCGCGCGAGCAGGGACTGGGAGGCACCATCCTGTGGACCATCAACCAGGGCCACCTGCCTCAAGAAGTAGAAGGAAAGAGGGACCCGCTGTTGCAGGCCGTGAAGCACGCCTTCCTGGACCCGTGA
- a CDS encoding CGNR zinc finger domain-containing protein translates to MASPHSAELPSDVALLRDFVNTLDVEKMLDDVPTPEALAGWFRSQELLSPADTVSPEAFTAAIQAREALRAVLLSHNGEPLAPAELRTLERVAAASPLTVGFGSSGVTLRPAAQGGWKALGSLFAAMATAQRDGRWERLKLCPAGDCQSAFYDTSKNRSGRWCSMRICGNRMKTQRFRTGAARQAR, encoded by the coding sequence ATGGCTTCTCCCCATAGCGCCGAGCTGCCCTCGGACGTCGCGCTGCTGCGCGACTTCGTCAACACGCTGGACGTGGAGAAGATGCTCGACGACGTGCCCACGCCCGAGGCGCTCGCGGGCTGGTTCCGCTCGCAGGAGCTCCTGTCCCCGGCAGACACGGTGTCGCCCGAGGCATTCACCGCCGCCATCCAGGCGCGCGAGGCGCTGCGGGCCGTGCTGCTCTCGCACAATGGCGAACCCCTGGCCCCGGCGGAGCTACGTACGCTGGAGCGCGTGGCCGCGGCCAGCCCGCTCACCGTGGGCTTCGGCTCCAGCGGCGTGACGCTCCGCCCGGCCGCGCAAGGGGGATGGAAGGCCCTGGGGAGCCTCTTCGCGGCAATGGCCACCGCCCAGCGGGACGGACGCTGGGAGCGGCTGAAGCTCTGCCCCGCGGGCGATTGCCAGAGCGCCTTCTACGACACGTCGAAGAACCGCTCCGGGCGCTGGTGCAGCATGCGCATCTGCGGCAACCGGATGAAGACTCAGCGCTTCCGCACCGGCGCCGCACGACAGGCCCGGTGA
- a CDS encoding tetratricopeptide repeat protein, protein MTERKGREARHPEASEQVREVERNGREAWPHEVSERPRDVERIGSEGRAEVSEQPHDVERIGSEGRAEVSERPREVERIGSEVRAEVSEQPREVERNGREAWPHEVSEQMREMDRLRRSGRYASALALIRQLAETYPRQVRILSELGQTLGIWGGEPAEALIWYERVLELAPGHNTTRLHRALSLARLGRHAEAVADFDALVEKGYRKALVIHMKRAESLEALGRDEEAERDWTLAVAEDPGNPWLLQQRASVRARLGRLNDAVKDLSDALATQEGEDVDPELLWQRGVLRTRLGDADGARADFESGLTSFREGDPPRLLDALRAGLAESMRR, encoded by the coding sequence ATGACGGAGCGGAAGGGACGCGAGGCCCGACATCCCGAGGCGTCCGAGCAGGTACGCGAGGTGGAGCGGAACGGGCGCGAAGCCTGGCCTCACGAGGTGTCCGAGCGACCGCGCGATGTGGAGCGAATCGGAAGCGAGGGCCGGGCCGAGGTGTCCGAGCAACCGCACGATGTGGAGCGAATCGGAAGCGAGGGCCGGGCCGAGGTGTCCGAGCGACCGCGCGAAGTGGAGCGAATCGGAAGCGAGGTCCGGGCCGAGGTGTCCGAGCAACCGCGCGAAGTAGAGCGGAACGGACGCGAGGCCTGGCCTCACGAGGTGTCTGAGCAGATGCGCGAGATGGACCGGCTGCGACGCAGCGGCCGGTATGCGTCGGCGCTCGCGCTCATCCGCCAGCTCGCGGAGACATACCCGAGGCAGGTGCGAATCCTGAGCGAGCTGGGACAGACGCTGGGCATCTGGGGCGGCGAACCAGCGGAGGCGCTCATCTGGTACGAGCGGGTGCTGGAATTGGCGCCCGGGCACAACACCACGCGGCTGCACCGGGCGCTGTCGCTGGCAAGGCTGGGGCGGCACGCGGAGGCCGTGGCGGACTTCGACGCGCTGGTGGAGAAGGGGTATCGCAAGGCGCTCGTCATCCACATGAAGCGCGCGGAATCGCTGGAGGCGCTGGGGAGGGACGAGGAGGCGGAGCGTGATTGGACGCTCGCGGTGGCGGAGGACCCGGGCAACCCGTGGCTGCTCCAGCAGCGCGCGTCGGTGCGGGCACGGCTGGGACGGTTGAATGATGCGGTGAAGGACCTCTCGGACGCGCTTGCCACGCAGGAAGGGGAGGACGTGGACCCGGAGCTGCTGTGGCAACGGGGAGTGCTCAGGACTCGGCTGGGAGATGCGGATGGAGCCCGCGCCGACTTCGAGTCGGGCCTCACTTCCTTCCGTGAGGGCGATCCTCCCCGGCTGCTGGATGCATTGCGGGCCGGACTCGCGGAGTCCATGCGGCGCTGA